The Streptomyces capitiformicae genome contains the following window.
GGTGCCAAGCCCCAGGGCGCCATCCAGCGGCAGATCAACAGCATCGCCCGGCTCTCGAAAAGCCTTCGTCTCAATCGCGACGACGACGGCATGGACCTGACGGCGCTGGGCCGGGACGACATCATGGCCTTCCTGAACCGGCTCCACTATCTGGAGGAGCAAGGAGAGATCACAGCAGGCCGCCGCTCCGAGGACGCCCGCGACGTCCGGCGCCTGCTGACCCGGATGCGGACGCTCGGCCTGACCCGCCCCGGCCAGCCGCTGCACGGACTGCCCCACGACTTCATCCTGCGCGAGGAGGACGTCCCCGACGACCCGGAAGACACCGAGGCCGGCCGCGATCTCCCCGTCGAAGTCATGCGCGTTCTCTGCAACCACCTGGACGACCTGGATACCGGCGGGACCCAGAGCCGCATCGCGGTCGAGCTGCTGATCGACACCGGCCGACGGCCCAGCGAGATCTGCAACCTGGACTACGAGTGCCTCGACCGGGACAGCGACGGCAAGCCCGTCCTGGTCTACGACAACCACAAGGCACTGCGGAACGGCCGCCGCTTGCCGATCCCCGAGGCGACTGCGGCCCTCATCCTGACCCAGCAGGAGCGGGCCCGCGAGCGATTCCCCGACACCCCGCTCAGGAAGTTGAAGCTGTTCCCCTCCGTCATCGCCAACCCCGACGGCACGAAAGCCGCCACCGTCAACTGGGTCACCGACCGTCACCGGGCCTGGGTGAACTCACTTCCCGCCATCCTCGTCCCCACCGTGATCGAGGTCGAGGGTGAGCGCGTCACCAAGATGCTGCCCTTCGACAAGGACAGGATCTTCCCCTATGCCTACCGGCACACCTATGCCCAACGGCATGCCGACGCCGGCATCGAACCCGACGTTCTCCGCGTTTTGATGGATCACCGACAACTCGCAACTACTCAGCGTTACTACCGGGTCGGGCAAGAGCGCCGCCGCGAAGCCATCGACCGCGTCACCACGATGCAGTTCGACCGGCACGGCAACCGCGTCTGGCGCACGGCCAAGGCCCTGCTCGACTCCGAGCACGCCCGCCGGGCAGTCGGCGAGGTCGCCGTCCCCTACGGCGTTTGCAGCGAGCCCTCCAACGTCGCGGCTGGCGGGCACGACTGCCCGGTCCGCTTCCGCTGCGTCGGCTGCGGCCACTTCCGCACAGACATCTCCTACCTGCCCGACCTGGAGGCATACCTCGCCGACCTGCTGCGGAACCGCGAACGACTCGCCGCCTTCGCCCACGCGGACGGCTGGGCGAAGGACGAGGCGATGCCCTCCGACGAGGAGATCAGCCGAGTCCGCAGACTGGTCCGCCGCCTCAAGGAAGACCTCGACGACCTCACTGACGACGACCGCATGAAGATCCAGGAGGCAGTCACCCTCGTCCGCCGCAGCCGCCAGGTCGTCTCGCTCGGCATGCCCCGCATCCGCCAGCTCCTGCCCGACATCCTCCCGGAGCGAACCGCATGACCAGCATGATCGAAGGACGCCGAGCCGACTCGGCCCGACGCCGCGAACGTGTTCTCAAGGCCCTCGAAACCGCCCTGCAGGTCGGCGAGGACATCACCGTCGCGTCGCTCGCCCGCGCGGCACGAGTGGACCGCACATTCCTCTATCGACACCGTGACCTGCTCGAACGCGTCCATGCCGCCGCGGCTGCCCCGCCGCTGGAGGGCCGTCAGGCCGCAGTCAGCAGGGCCTCGCTCCAGGCGGACCTGGCCAACGCGCTGGAACGCAACACCCGCCTGCAGACCCGGGTCCGCCAGCTGGAAAAGCGGCTCTCCGAGGTCATGGGCGAATCGGCCTGGGCCGAATCCGGGCTCGGCGCCCCAGTCGACGTCGACCAGCTGCAACGGCGGAGCGTCAGCCTGGAACAGCAACTTGCCAATGTTCGCGGCGAGCTGGAGGATCGAACCGACGAGCTCGACGCGGCGCGAGCTGCGAATCGAGAGCTGACCCGAGCGCTGAATCAGCCCCATCCAACCTGACCGAGCACCAGCCGACCCCCGACGCGGTGGCCCCGCTTTCGGCGACGCCACCGCGCATTGCCGAGCCGGGGACAGAGGTTTGCCGACGCTGACACGCTGCGTTCCAGATGGCCACCCTTCACGGGGGTGTGTCAACTTAGCTTAGACACTCCCTGCCGCCGGACCGGTGGGCGTGTCCCATCATCGTCAAGCGCCAAGAGATTATCGAGCTGTCTCGGCCCAGAGGGTTTCCATGCCTTCGTGGCTGATCGGTTTGCTCAGATCGTGTTCTGCAGCATAGGCCATGTTGAGGATGAGCCGTCGGCCACCGGAGATGGGATATACACGGTGGAGCGTGGTATCGGTGCGCATGAAGTACAGGTCGCCGGGCGACAGTTCTAGTGAATGGATCGGGTGTGAGACGAACTGGCGGTGAAGCTGGGGGTCGTCCTTGTTCCACTGGGTGTGGGCCACGCACTGCACGAATCCGCCTTGTTCGAGGGGTGGGCAGTCGATCACCCACACGAGGGCGAAGCTGTAGTCGTCCCAATGCCAGCCGTGTGTGTCGCCGGACTGCTCAAGCTCGGTGATGACGAATTGCTCCGGCTGATAGGGGCATACGAGTACCTGTTCACCTGCCACGGTCTCCAGGGCTCGCAGGACGGCAGGATGTGCGTAGATTTCGGGCACGATGGAGCCGTGGGCCGCGATCTCGGCGCGGTGTACATTGCGCATTCTGCGTGGGGTGTGGCCAGTTTCGGGGAGGGTCAGGTCGCGCCGAACGCCGTGTTCGGCGATCAAGGCTTCCACCTCGTCGGCAACCTGCTGTTTGATCTCCGCCGACGCCAGATACGGGAGTTTGGCGAACCCCCTGCGCAGGAAGTTCTGCCGTGCCCGCTCCAACCGAGCGGGTTCTACCTCGCGTTCGAGGTATTGCGACACTCGTCGGTTGAGACCGGGACCGGTGGGTGCTGCGGGCATCGCGAGTGCGCCTCCTTACGGGCGAAATGCTCGATGCGGCCCATGGTCGCTGGGCGGGTATCCTCGGGGTATCGGCTGCCAATCCGCTAGACATCTCGACCAGTTGATGGGGAGAGCTACGAGGCCGTTGACAACCAGTTGCGGCGCCAGTGAGTAATGCGTCGCCGAGCGTGGTGCGCCGGTAGACGATGGCACGGGCCTGCCTGCGTGCCCTCAACCAGGGGACGACCTCACCCCTTCTGATGGACACGCTGATACTGGATCGTGCTTGATCCGGAGGAACGAGAGTGTGGACCGCCGATGGCGATGAAGGGCCATTCGGACGAGCTCAAGGCCGATCCCGTGGCCCTGTACGAGTCCACGCCCGGGGCGACTGACAGGTGACGCTGAAGGGCGTTGCCGCTGACCTGACCCCATGAGGGTCGGGCCGCCCTCCCTGCTCAGTCCGGCGATACCTATCGTCCGGGTATGCGCGAGCTCAGGAAGGAGGCCCTCAATGTCTGTCTACGTCGGTATCGACATGCACCGCAAGCGGTCGCAGATCGCGGTGGTCGAGGACGACGGTGCGGTGCGGGGGGCCAACCGGAACGTGCCCAACGGGGTGGAGCCGGTGCTGTCGGTGATAGGGGATCTTCCGATCGGGGCGCCGGTCGCCTTCGAGGCCGCCTACGGCTGAGGGTGGCCGGTTCAGCTGCTGGAGGACTACGGCTTCGAGCCGCATCTGGTGCATCCGCTGCGGTGCAAGGCGATCGCCTCTGGCTGAAGAACGACAAGGTGGACGCGGCCACCTCGCGCAGCTGCTGCGCGCGGATCCGCTGTCGGAGGCGTGGATCGCTCCATTGGACGTCCGGCAGCAGCGGGCCCTGGTGCGGCACCGCTGCCGGCTGGTGCGGTTGCGCACCCTGCTGCGCAACCGCGTCCACGCCGTTTTGGCGGGGATCACGGCTGCGACCGGCCCGGCGGCTACTTCACCGCGCCGGGCCGGGCCTGACTGGAGGGCCTGGAGCTGCCAGGCGCCTCACGCCACGTGGTCGACGATCTTCTGGGTCTGATGGACGCCCTCACGCGACCCGCACTGCTTGTGGTCGTGGATGGTACTGGTCGACAGCTGGAGTTCAACGCGCAGGATGATGTCGCCCACAGCCAGCAGAACGTAGAGAAACGACATCGCCAAGTACGGCACGTCGCATACAGCCTGCCGCAGTTGCGCCTCCCCGGTCATCATCCCGGCGTCGGTCGCCTCACGAGGCGCCGCCATGCTCGCGGAAGAGACTGTCGAGCCGGAGCTTGTCCAGGGTCTCGCCCTCTCGGAGCCACCTGACCACGAGCAGGCACGGTGTGCCGAACTCGCCGCCGGGGAACGTCCGCATCCGCATGGAACCGACGCACAACGAGCGGGAGGGGGCCCGGCCCTGAGGAAGCTCCTGGCCCGACTCGGCATCGAATACCCTGGTATTGCCGGTGAGCAGCACCCCAGCCCCGAGCTTCGCCCCGCGTTCCACTCGGGCGCCCTCCACGATCATCGATCGGGAACCGATGAACGCGTCGTCCTCCACCACGACCGGGACTGCTCCGACGGGCTCCAGCACCCCTCCCAAGCCGGCTCCCCCAGAGAGGTGGACGTTGGCCCCCACCTGTGCGCAAGAGCCGACCGTCGCCCAGGTGTCAATCATGGAGCCAGGCCCGACATGTGCCCCGACATTGACGAAGGACGGCATCAGTACGGCCCCGCGCGCCACGTGGCTTCCGAAGCGCGCGATCGCTCCGGGCACGACACGTACCCCGTCGAAGCGCCGTTTGAGCGGCAGCCGGTCGCGGTAGCGGAACGGCCCCACCCCGGACTCCTCGACTTCGAACAATCGGAAGGACAGTAGGATGGCCCGGCGGGCCCGCTCGTCAACCACCACCTCGTCCGTCGCCGGATCCACCGCGGCGACCGTGGCGGCACCGCTGTCCAGTAGGTCCAGCGCCTCCAGAACGGACTCGCGTGGCGCATGGTCCGCCGCCGTCAGTTCGGCTCGGTGTTCCCACAGTTCGTCGATGATCTCCGGAACCGGGCTGTCGCCCAGGCGGGGGCCGGAGGATCCGGTCGGCAGTATCGGATTGGTGGTCACGGCGGGTCTCCTTCGTTTTTTGGCGGCCCTCGGCGTCCTGCGCAGGCGAAGATGGCCACGGTCGGTCCGCCGAGGCCTCTCATCGCCGCGCGCGGGTCGGGCGTGTGTGCTCGGCTGTTGGCGCCACGTCGTTCCGGGCCTTGCCATGGCTGGCGTGACCGGCTGTGCTGACGCCTACGGGACGGGTGTTCTTGACAGCAGATCCAGCCG
Protein-coding sequences here:
- a CDS encoding tyrosine-type recombinase/integrase, with amino-acid sequence MTTALSVVRPVPEEGLTAELMAAVTDDFRKLMSFDAEVRVLVFPGDHPLLGAPECPVEGCDKQVFHADSTQGLCAGCAVRHRRSGQSFEEFVATAKRLWRCIGISNCRVPGCARPWKTSRKPLCTAHYYQQQNVHRLPVEEFIHHPDVRPLPGFGPCEVASCLRDRDGQRNRYCTTHAQRRAYELRKGSTLDEETWRLTTPVIAKASEVSLRGLSDRIVAEVLYGLQERLAAGIQQQVYQLRPFCDLVRARQIGSLTELDVSALSRNNRRQAKGLLKHVSRFRMSPETERHKDTWDGAAFGLKGKFHFEEISQPWLRKATQDWAIENIPLRRGAKPQGAIQRQINSIARLSKSLRLNRDDDGMDLTALGRDDIMAFLNRLHYLEEQGEITAGRRSEDARDVRRLLTRMRTLGLTRPGQPLHGLPHDFILREEDVPDDPEDTEAGRDLPVEVMRVLCNHLDDLDTGGTQSRIAVELLIDTGRRPSEICNLDYECLDRDSDGKPVLVYDNHKALRNGRRLPIPEATAALILTQQERARERFPDTPLRKLKLFPSVIANPDGTKAATVNWVTDRHRAWVNSLPAILVPTVIEVEGERVTKMLPFDKDRIFPYAYRHTYAQRHADAGIEPDVLRVLMDHRQLATTQRYYRVGQERRREAIDRVTTMQFDRHGNRVWRTAKALLDSEHARRAVGEVAVPYGVCSEPSNVAAGGHDCPVRFRCVGCGHFRTDISYLPDLEAYLADLLRNRERLAAFAHADGWAKDEAMPSDEEISRVRRLVRRLKEDLDDLTDDDRMKIQEAVTLVRRSRQVVSLGMPRIRQLLPDILPERTA
- a CDS encoding DUF6262 family protein, translating into MTSMIEGRRADSARRRERVLKALETALQVGEDITVASLARAARVDRTFLYRHRDLLERVHAAAAAPPLEGRQAAVSRASLQADLANALERNTRLQTRVRQLEKRLSEVMGESAWAESGLGAPVDVDQLQRRSVSLEQQLANVRGELEDRTDELDAARAANRELTRALNQPHPT
- a CDS encoding HalD/BesD family halogenase yields the protein MPAAPTGPGLNRRVSQYLEREVEPARLERARQNFLRRGFAKLPYLASAEIKQQVADEVEALIAEHGVRRDLTLPETGHTPRRMRNVHRAEIAAHGSIVPEIYAHPAVLRALETVAGEQVLVCPYQPEQFVITELEQSGDTHGWHWDDYSFALVWVIDCPPLEQGGFVQCVAHTQWNKDDPQLHRQFVSHPIHSLELSPGDLYFMRTDTTLHRVYPISGGRRLILNMAYAAEHDLSKPISHEGMETLWAETAR
- a CDS encoding 2,3,4,5-tetrahydropyridine-2,6-dicarboxylate N-succinyltransferase yields the protein MTTNPILPTGSSGPRLGDSPVPEIIDELWEHRAELTAADHAPRESVLEALDLLDSGAATVAAVDPATDEVVVDERARRAILLSFRLFEVEESGVGPFRYRDRLPLKRRFDGVRVVPGAIARFGSHVARGAVLMPSFVNVGAHVGPGSMIDTWATVGSCAQVGANVHLSGGAGLGGVLEPVGAVPVVVEDDAFIGSRSMIVEGARVERGAKLGAGVLLTGNTRVFDAESGQELPQGRAPSRSLCVGSMRMRTFPGGEFGTPCLLVVRWLREGETLDKLRLDSLFREHGGAS